ACCTCCCGTTTGCAACGTGACATTGCGTTGTGGTAAGAGTTGCCATCCCATCTCTGTACAAAGTGTTATAGCATGTTGTCCTTTCCATTTCACTCGTCTCCAGCCTCCTGCCCACGGTGGAATGCTGCTGTGGGGCCGAGGCGGGAGCTGGGGCCCGGTTCAGGCAAGGAGGCCAAAGTGGAGCAGGATGACCCAAAACTGGACACCAGTCCCTAGTCGGAATCTGACACAGTCAGGCCCTCAAACTTCTGGATGACCCTTCGTATGGACCGGAACGGCACGTCTCTACGCCAGCGACCCCCACCGGCACCAGAAGGCCCCCTATAGGAAGACGTTCGGCTGAGGAAGACGTGGGATGGAGGGGGTAGTCCACAGCGAAACCTCAGCCTACCCTGGCCTAACCCCAGGGCAGGACACACCCCAGTGGGGCTGAATCGAGTGGGTAGGGTCGCTATGTGCTCCTGGGTGATAGGGTTGTGGAAGCTCAGAGTCCCTCCACCCATGTTAAGGAATAGTCCCAGGGTCTTGATCTGAGGGGGCACGGCACATAACGGCTCCCGGCGGCTGTCGTACACAGCAGAGAAGGACATGCCCCGC
The sequence above is a segment of the Esox lucius isolate fEsoLuc1 chromosome 1, fEsoLuc1.pri, whole genome shotgun sequence genome. Coding sequences within it:
- the LOC105015735 gene encoding E3 ubiquitin-protein ligase Midline-1 isoform X1 — translated: MDTDSTLEGAIDLREEEMEQSVSGLTFTLNSSTAGPSLHLSPDCLTVTFLGPSPLHSHPHGNNVTGSVTRPESQESDLQFFPQMCGDVIIVRGQFYWEVDVCNSNLYRIGVSSLDNASGWWLERRGMSFSAVYDSRREPLCAVPPQIKTLGLFLNMGGGTLSFHNPITQEHIATLPTRFSPTGVCPALGLGQGRLRFRCGLPPPSHVFLSRTSSYRGPSGAGGGRWRRDVPFRSIRRVIQKFEGLTVSDSD
- the LOC105015735 gene encoding probable E3 ubiquitin-protein ligase MID2 isoform X2, translated to MEQSVSGLTFTLNSSTAGPSLHLSPDCLTVTFLGPSPLHSHPHGNNVTGSVTRPESQESDLQFFPQMCGDVIIVRGQFYWEVDVCNSNLYRIGVSSLDNASGWWLERRGMSFSAVYDSRREPLCAVPPQIKTLGLFLNMGGGTLSFHNPITQEHIATLPTRFSPTGVCPALGLGQGRLRFRCGLPPPSHVFLSRTSSYRGPSGAGGGRWRRDVPFRSIRRVIQKFEGLTVSDSD